A single window of Caldicellulosiruptor bescii DSM 6725 DNA harbors:
- a CDS encoding type II TA system antitoxin MqsA family protein, which produces MNRVYCPECKKDVEFELERNLIKEYKGVQVNVEEYIPRCGECNTELFIPDIENENLKRLYQRYRELTGLITPEEIQKIREKYNLSQRELGQILGWGKMTINRYERGALPSKSHSDILKLILQAEEFFKEKVEEAHNAGRITTKTYQKLIQKISASVGEKKKRIIIEELTHPEDIYNGFKRFDFEKLENLISYIAEKVGNLYLSSLNKILWYIDFLHFKYRLRSVTGLRYIKYTYGPVIENFAYNEIIAYPSDKYTVEQYEMPDGAIQTVIKSTGNYDLSVFDEKELAIIDKVINLLKDKTCREISEMSHKEKGWCETPKKELISYEFAKDIEL; this is translated from the coding sequence ATGAATAGAGTATACTGCCCGGAGTGCAAAAAAGATGTGGAGTTCGAACTCGAGAGGAATTTGATCAAAGAATACAAAGGTGTACAGGTAAATGTTGAAGAATATATTCCCCGTTGTGGTGAGTGTAATACTGAGCTGTTCATACCGGACATCGAAAATGAGAATCTCAAAAGACTTTACCAGCGTTACAGAGAATTAACAGGTTTGATTACACCTGAAGAAATCCAGAAGATAAGAGAAAAGTATAACCTGTCTCAAAGGGAACTTGGTCAAATTCTTGGCTGGGGCAAGATGACAATAAACAGATACGAACGAGGGGCTCTGCCTTCTAAATCACACAGTGACATTTTGAAGTTGATTCTCCAGGCTGAAGAGTTTTTCAAAGAAAAGGTTGAAGAAGCTCATAATGCTGGAAGAATAACTACAAAAACGTATCAAAAGTTGATACAAAAAATAAGTGCTTCAGTTGGCGAAAAGAAGAAAAGAATAATTATTGAAGAACTTACGCATCCAGAAGATATTTATAACGGGTTTAAAAGATTTGACTTTGAAAAACTTGAGAACTTGATAAGTTATATTGCTGAAAAGGTTGGTAATCTCTACTTGAGCAGTCTAAACAAAATTTTGTGGTACATTGATTTTTTACATTTCAAATACCGACTGCGTTCGGTAACAGGATTGAGATACATCAAATACACATATGGTCCTGTAATTGAGAATTTTGCATACAACGAAATAATAGCATATCCAAGTGACAAATACACTGTGGAACAATATGAAATGCCTGATGGTGCAATTCAGACTGTAATCAAAAGCACAGGGAATTATGACCTTTCAGTTTTTGATGAAAAAGAGCTTGCCATAATTGATAAAGTTATAAACTTGCTGAAAGACAAAACATGCAGGGAAATATCTGAGATGTCACACAAAGAAAAGGGATGGTGTGAAACACCAAAAAAAGAACTTATATCTTACGAATTTGCGAAGGACATTGAACTTTGA